One genomic window of Methanosarcina acetivorans C2A includes the following:
- a CDS encoding site-2 protease family protein, whose product MSGTSIILGIFLIYWFLISALDRKGILEKYNISTFGPLPILMIRTTKGLKLLDVLARPKRYWRVFANIGILMMFVGMIAMFLVIAVSDLALYTSFLNDSVPEPGKYNAPRNILLIPGVNEFIPFTWGVIALIVTLIVHEFSHAILCRVENIRVKSMGILLALVPIGGFAEPDDEQLFGKKEEVKKELPLTATIEEIEEWEQRQKEEKEKQLKEMKNGKTDVSGPEAKPESAVIATRTQRARILAAGVMANFCVAFIALLLFFGPVLGAIAPLSDAMIVGINESSPAQLAGLQEDMIITQVNDTPVSTGMDFLSYLENVEPGDTLHVHASKDGVVSVYDLKAPSSSEECFSGVPIGGVVEGSPAEAAGIEPGMTMLRINDTRMRSIASFIDFMEGTEANQTIEVEMLPSANYTGELTENGTAVFEVELISNPSGGENGFLGVIYGSNGVLECQMLGVSIWMPQSESYLEALKQIPSFLNQPVGWIILFGLPIYGFAGEGFRGFSGTIAQFYQPVGWAEPLGVGIFWIANSLLWIGWLNFYVGLFNCLPAVPLDGGHVFRDYTYSLIYRFTRNEAVSERVSNSITASFSMLILLSFLFMIFGPFIGQWM is encoded by the coding sequence TTGAGTGGCACAAGCATTATACTGGGTATTTTTTTAATATACTGGTTCCTTATTTCTGCTCTTGACAGAAAAGGAATTCTGGAAAAGTATAACATAAGCACTTTCGGGCCTCTTCCTATCCTTATGATCAGGACAACAAAAGGGCTTAAGCTACTGGATGTACTTGCCCGACCGAAACGTTACTGGAGAGTTTTTGCAAACATCGGGATCCTGATGATGTTTGTCGGCATGATTGCCATGTTCCTGGTCATTGCTGTTTCGGATCTTGCACTTTATACTTCATTTCTGAACGACAGCGTGCCAGAGCCTGGAAAGTATAACGCCCCCAGGAATATCCTTTTGATCCCCGGAGTAAACGAGTTTATTCCCTTCACCTGGGGTGTGATCGCCCTCATAGTTACGCTTATAGTCCACGAGTTTTCCCATGCAATCCTCTGCCGGGTTGAAAACATCAGGGTCAAATCCATGGGAATCCTGCTTGCTCTTGTTCCTATTGGGGGTTTTGCGGAACCTGATGACGAGCAGCTTTTCGGCAAAAAAGAAGAAGTAAAAAAAGAGCTGCCGCTAACGGCAACAATTGAGGAAATTGAAGAGTGGGAACAGCGGCAAAAAGAAGAAAAAGAAAAACAGCTAAAAGAAATGAAAAACGGGAAAACCGATGTTTCTGGACCAGAAGCAAAGCCTGAGTCGGCAGTAATTGCCACAAGGACTCAGAGAGCCCGCATCCTTGCTGCCGGAGTTATGGCTAATTTCTGCGTTGCTTTCATAGCTCTCCTGCTCTTTTTCGGACCCGTGCTGGGGGCGATTGCTCCTCTCAGTGATGCCATGATCGTGGGCATAAACGAAAGTTCCCCAGCTCAGCTTGCAGGGCTTCAGGAAGACATGATAATTACACAGGTCAATGACACGCCCGTCTCAACAGGCATGGACTTTCTCTCCTATCTCGAGAACGTCGAACCCGGAGACACTCTGCATGTCCATGCCTCAAAAGACGGGGTCGTTTCAGTTTATGACCTGAAGGCGCCTTCCTCATCGGAGGAATGTTTCAGTGGAGTGCCTATAGGAGGGGTTGTGGAAGGAAGCCCTGCAGAAGCTGCAGGAATCGAGCCCGGAATGACAATGCTCCGGATTAACGATACAAGAATGCGAAGCATTGCAAGTTTCATTGACTTCATGGAAGGAACAGAGGCAAACCAGACCATAGAAGTAGAGATGCTCCCCTCTGCAAATTATACGGGAGAACTTACTGAAAACGGCACTGCTGTCTTTGAGGTCGAGCTAATTTCCAATCCTTCGGGAGGTGAAAACGGTTTCCTTGGAGTGATTTACGGAAGCAACGGAGTACTTGAGTGCCAGATGCTTGGGGTTTCCATCTGGATGCCCCAGTCCGAATCCTATCTTGAGGCACTGAAGCAGATTCCTTCCTTCCTTAACCAGCCCGTGGGCTGGATCATCCTTTTCGGGCTTCCTATCTACGGGTTTGCAGGGGAAGGCTTCCGCGGCTTTTCAGGCACAATCGCTCAGTTCTATCAGCCTGTTGGCTGGGCAGAGCCTCTAGGAGTCGGAATTTTCTGGATTGCAAACTCCCTGCTCTGGATTGGCTGGCTGAACTTTTACGTAGGCCTGTTCAACTGCCTGCCTGCCGTCCCTCTCGACGGTGGCCATGTGTTCAGGGACTATACTTACTCCCTTATCTACCGGTTTACAAGGAATGAAGCAGTTTCGGAAAGGGTTTCAAACTCCATCACGGCAAGCTTCTCCATGCTGATCTTGCTCTCGTTCCTCTTCATGATATTCGGCCCTTTCATCGGGCAGTGGATGTAA
- a CDS encoding DegT/DnrJ/EryC1/StrS family aminotransferase: MDEDSAAVNSETAALHIALLAHNIGKEAEGITSSFTFIVNSNSIIYTEKSGGKRTWTEKS, from the coding sequence GTGGACGAAGATTCAGCTGCTGTAAACTCTGAAACTGCAGCCCTTCATATTGCACTTCTTGCACATAACATTGGAAAAGAAGCTGAAGGAATTACAAGTTCTTTCACATTTATTGTCAACTCAAACAGTATTATATACACAGAAAAATCCGGGGGTAAGAGGACATGGACAGAGAAAAGCTGA
- a CDS encoding potassium channel family protein, with protein sequence MRKRPNLAYKLAALLLLIIYILLFKYIMIFENQPENANAVTAIYWATTTIATVGYGDVVFASLLGRLFSIVVQVTGIILISGFLATYVITPWMDRIIKFRLPRKVPSSMKDHIIICGYNQLVETLIDELAEQEITFIIIEDEEDVIKELVYRDIPCIFGTLSDKQTLLNGNIEKARILIANKSDERNANIVLTAREFQHLSIVAIVEDRSNSKYLKYAGADMVVSPKSMFGQFIGRKAMDRLVSRVTGTTEIFKGVHVTEFPVYIKSPLIGKTLKEVSSQRLTGARIVGIWKSGALSFNPKEDDVIRGNSVLLAVGTPEELAKLKKLTH encoded by the coding sequence ATGCGCAAAAGGCCCAATCTGGCATACAAGCTTGCAGCTTTGCTCCTGCTCATTATTTATATTCTGCTTTTTAAATATATTATGATTTTTGAAAACCAGCCGGAAAATGCAAACGCTGTTACAGCTATTTATTGGGCTACCACTACCATTGCAACGGTAGGGTACGGTGATGTAGTCTTTGCCTCGCTGCTGGGAAGACTCTTCTCCATAGTCGTCCAGGTCACGGGAATTATTCTGATTTCAGGTTTTCTTGCGACTTATGTTATCACCCCCTGGATGGACAGAATTATCAAATTCAGGCTGCCCAGGAAAGTCCCTTCCAGCATGAAAGACCATATCATCATCTGCGGGTATAACCAGCTGGTTGAGACCCTTATTGACGAACTGGCAGAGCAGGAAATAACTTTCATAATAATCGAGGACGAGGAAGACGTAATTAAAGAACTTGTTTACAGGGACATCCCCTGCATTTTCGGGACTCTGAGTGATAAGCAGACTCTTCTCAATGGGAATATTGAAAAAGCCAGGATACTTATAGCCAACAAGTCGGATGAGAGGAATGCAAACATCGTGCTGACTGCCCGAGAGTTTCAGCACCTTAGTATTGTAGCCATCGTTGAGGATAGGTCAAACTCAAAATACCTGAAATACGCCGGTGCAGACATGGTTGTATCACCCAAATCAATGTTCGGGCAGTTTATCGGTAGAAAAGCTATGGATAGGCTTGTAAGCCGGGTGACAGGAACCACTGAAATCTTCAAAGGGGTGCATGTCACGGAATTTCCGGTTTACATCAAGAGCCCGCTGATAGGCAAAACCCTTAAGGAGGTATCCAGCCAGCGGCTGACCGGCGCAAGAATTGTTGGAATCTGGAAAAGCGGGGCTCTTTCTTTTAACCCTAAAGAAGATGATGTTATTCGGGGCAACTCCGTCCTGCTGGCTGTGGGAACGCCGGAAGAGCTTGCAAAACTGAAGAAACTTACACATTGA
- a CDS encoding vWA domain-containing protein: protein MLNESNNKVILKIIGAAVVVFVLVYLAITIIGPSEGSLDDIIEDINVNTVSHPMGHVVISPNLDDSLTENLPEISNYPPQVNNSTPTYIEIFSSTEKAGSGADGWLTEVARDFNSAAITIDGKQVSVRLRGIPSGEAADYITSGKYLPDAYTPSNELWGEMIISKGVKAELVQERLVGNVAGILLTKSKKDELVDKHGEINTKTITDAVANKELAMGYTNPFASSTGLNFLISSLYTFDSSNLLSDKAKSGFESFQINIPLVAYTTLQMRESAKSGVLDGFVLEYQTYVNTPDIRYYEFTPFGFRHDNPMYAIGELSGEKRKTLNEFVEFSQQEKYQTLGTEYGFNGFNEYQSETEPVSGDVIFQAQKLWKEKKKPICAVFVADVSGSMMGEPLNNLKDSLLRGQYYIGEDNMIGLVSYSNDVNIDLPIAKFDLNQRASFAGAVNDLQAGGGTATFDGIAVAMKMIQEQRAADPNIRPVIFVLSDGETNKGHPLNDIKGIVEDTGIPIYTIGYNANIPALQAISSINEAASINADTDDVVYKLGNLFNAEM from the coding sequence ATGCTGAACGAAAGCAACAATAAAGTAATTTTGAAGATAATCGGAGCAGCAGTTGTAGTATTTGTCTTAGTTTATCTGGCGATTACTATAATCGGGCCCAGTGAGGGATCACTTGATGACATCATTGAAGACATCAATGTGAATACAGTTTCGCATCCTATGGGCCATGTTGTCATCTCCCCGAACCTGGATGACTCCTTGACTGAAAACTTGCCTGAAATCTCCAATTACCCGCCGCAGGTTAATAACAGCACCCCCACCTACATCGAAATATTCTCCTCAACGGAAAAAGCTGGCAGCGGTGCTGATGGCTGGCTGACAGAAGTGGCCAGAGACTTCAATAGCGCGGCAATAACGATTGACGGAAAACAGGTATCTGTAAGGCTTAGAGGAATCCCCTCCGGGGAAGCCGCCGATTATATTACTTCCGGGAAGTATTTGCCGGATGCATATACGCCGTCCAATGAGCTCTGGGGGGAGATGATCATCTCCAAAGGGGTTAAAGCCGAGTTAGTGCAAGAAAGGCTTGTCGGCAATGTGGCCGGGATCCTGCTCACTAAATCCAAGAAAGACGAGCTTGTAGACAAACACGGGGAAATCAATACCAAAACGATTACCGATGCTGTCGCGAACAAGGAACTGGCGATGGGCTACACCAATCCTTTTGCCAGTTCAACCGGGCTGAACTTCCTGATCTCATCTTTATACACCTTTGACAGCAGCAACTTATTGAGCGACAAAGCAAAATCAGGATTTGAGAGCTTCCAGATCAATATTCCCCTGGTTGCCTATACTACTCTGCAAATGAGGGAATCTGCCAAATCAGGTGTTCTGGACGGTTTTGTCCTGGAATACCAGACCTATGTGAATACACCGGATATCAGGTACTACGAATTTACTCCCTTTGGGTTCAGACATGACAACCCGATGTATGCGATCGGCGAACTATCGGGAGAGAAAAGAAAAACCCTGAACGAATTCGTTGAATTTTCCCAGCAGGAAAAGTACCAGACCCTGGGTACTGAGTATGGTTTTAACGGCTTTAACGAATACCAGTCCGAAACTGAACCCGTCAGCGGCGATGTGATTTTTCAGGCCCAAAAGCTCTGGAAAGAAAAGAAAAAACCTATTTGTGCAGTATTTGTTGCCGATGTCTCCGGCAGCATGATGGGCGAGCCGCTGAACAATTTGAAAGATTCATTGCTCAGAGGTCAATATTACATCGGCGAGGACAATATGATTGGCCTGGTATCATATTCCAATGATGTCAATATCGATCTGCCGATTGCCAAATTCGATCTGAACCAGAGAGCCTCGTTTGCCGGAGCAGTTAATGATTTGCAGGCTGGCGGCGGCACGGCAACCTTCGATGGGATTGCTGTCGCAATGAAGATGATTCAGGAACAGCGGGCTGCAGATCCCAATATTAGACCTGTTATCTTCGTTCTCAGCGACGGCGAGACCAATAAAGGCCATCCGCTGAATGATATTAAAGGCATCGTGGAGGATACTGGAATACCTATATACACAATTGGCTATAATGCGAATATCCCGGCCCTGCAGGCTATCTCCAGCATCAATGAGGCTGCCAGCATTAACGCCGATACCGATGACGTTGTTTATAAGCTGGGAAATCTGTTCAATGCTGAAATGTAA
- a CDS encoding NosD domain-containing protein — MLGPAVTQAGAAVIIVDDSGGGNCSSIQEAVDNAQDGDTILVSPGVYQENIKVDKELTIISHSTLAEDRTNRILIIGTVPNNDVFYVNSNSVTIDGFYILGYQSGTDGSEAGIHLEGVQDCSLSNNTLVFNGQGILLNDSQGNYLDSNLVNLGDCGIALGDSEDNILSNNIVVTNKQGISLHNSVNNTLVKNIADSNTIGVFLGMSHGNKLAYNHILTNEYGISGQAAGHNTLVDNSLYLNGIGVYLNESSDNTLYRNEFINLLNAVDKGNNFWNSSSEGNFWNDHTGKDTDGNGIADTPYLINRATGSIDYMPEVNETLSSNNSENTTKRMSALIALLNKGYSINPRNPEKGTVVEITRLEQINTSLQEGPVFLRIGAEWCPLCRAMSSTVTELASEYGEKATIMLIDADRNPDFKSYFGVGHIPDFSVIVGIENGEYVYMKSDGNVSKDIDQARLVGIMDKEVLEKVLDLALLHERQEKSR, encoded by the coding sequence ATGCTTGGGCCAGCCGTTACTCAAGCAGGTGCTGCAGTTATTATCGTAGACGATAGTGGAGGAGGAAATTGTAGTTCGATTCAGGAAGCTGTCGATAATGCACAAGATGGGGATACGATCCTTGTGAGCCCTGGAGTATATCAAGAAAATATAAAAGTGGATAAAGAGCTCACAATTATTTCGCATTCTACTCTCGCGGAAGATCGGACAAACCGTATCCTTATCATAGGTACTGTCCCGAATAATGACGTTTTTTATGTTAACTCCAACAGTGTGACAATAGACGGTTTCTATATCTTAGGGTATCAGTCTGGAACGGATGGATCAGAAGCCGGGATTCACCTTGAAGGAGTGCAGGACTGTTCGTTAAGTAACAATACACTGGTATTCAATGGCCAAGGCATTTTACTCAACGATTCCCAGGGCAATTATCTTGACAGCAATCTTGTAAACCTTGGAGATTGCGGAATCGCTCTTGGCGACTCTGAAGACAATATACTTTCGAATAATATTGTGGTAACAAATAAGCAGGGAATTTCGCTGCACAATTCCGTTAATAACACCCTTGTTAAGAACATCGCAGACTCAAACACGATAGGAGTTTTCCTGGGAATGTCTCACGGGAATAAACTTGCCTATAACCATATTTTGACTAACGAATACGGGATTTCCGGTCAGGCGGCAGGGCACAATACTCTGGTCGATAACAGCCTGTACCTGAACGGTATCGGAGTATACCTTAACGAGTCATCGGACAACACACTCTACAGGAATGAATTTATTAACCTTCTTAATGCAGTTGACAAAGGAAATAACTTCTGGAACAGCAGTTCGGAAGGTAATTTCTGGAATGACCATACCGGAAAAGACACTGACGGAAATGGCATAGCAGATACTCCGTATCTGATCAACCGGGCAACCGGAAGCATAGATTACATGCCTGAGGTAAACGAGACTTTATCAAGCAACAATTCTGAAAACACTACCAAGAGAATGAGTGCCTTAATAGCTCTGTTAAATAAAGGTTACTCCATAAACCCCAGGAATCCGGAAAAGGGTACTGTTGTGGAAATAACCCGGCTGGAACAGATAAACACATCCCTTCAGGAAGGTCCGGTTTTTTTGAGAATCGGAGCCGAATGGTGCCCGTTATGCAGGGCTATGAGTTCTACCGTTACTGAACTGGCATCAGAATACGGAGAAAAAGCAACAATCATGTTAATAGATGCGGATCGAAACCCTGACTTTAAAAGCTATTTCGGAGTAGGTCATATTCCTGATTTCTCCGTAATTGTGGGCATCGAAAACGGGGAATATGTTTATATGAAATCGGACGGGAACGTCAGTAAAGACATAGACCAGGCAAGGTTAGTCGGAATAATGGATAAAGAAGTGCTTGAAAAAGTTCTGGACCTCGCCCTTCTGCATGAAAGACAAGAAAAATCCAGATAA
- a CDS encoding DEAD/DEAH box helicase family protein, giving the protein MVCALEDNRREKVADFKVTPMEILLRGMCRPEILLDLVRHFIVFEDDRGKVIKKLARYHQYHAVNRDVKKTKIASMPGGDRKCGVVWHTQESGKSLSMVFYTGKLALELDNPTIVVFTDRNDLDGQLFENFACYSEVLRQQPAQAETRAYLRELLAVASGRIVFTTIQKFSPEVEEDQFPTLSERRNIIVIADKVHRSQYGFDAKIREREVEDEKVAEISYGFAKTCERCSPECILILIRIGKFSFMAYLFDCHNSYRKAIIRETLNRNLD; this is encoded by the coding sequence ATGGTTTGTGCCCTGGAAGACAATCGACGGGAAAAGGTTGCGGATTTTAAGGTAACGCCTATGGAAATCCTGCTCCGGGGGATGTGCAGGCCGGAAATCCTCCTTGACCTTGTCAGGCACTTTATCGTTTTTGAGGATGACCGGGGAAAGGTTATAAAGAAACTTGCCCGGTATCACCAGTACCATGCAGTGAACAGGGATGTGAAGAAAACAAAGATTGCTTCTATGCCCGGAGGAGACCGAAAATGCGGGGTTGTCTGGCATACGCAGGAGTCGGGAAAGAGCCTTTCAATGGTCTTTTATACGGGAAAACTGGCACTTGAACTTGACAACCCTACCATTGTCGTGTTTACGGACAGAAACGACCTTGACGGGCAGCTCTTCGAGAACTTTGCCTGCTACAGCGAAGTCCTGCGCCAGCAGCCGGCGCAGGCTGAAACCAGGGCTTACCTGCGGGAACTCCTTGCTGTTGCCTCGGGAAGGATTGTATTTACTACGATCCAGAAGTTCTCTCCCGAAGTAGAAGAGGACCAGTTTCCTACCCTTTCGGAAAGGAGAAATATTATTGTAATTGCTGACAAAGTCCACCGTAGCCAGTATGGGTTTGATGCAAAGATCCGGGAAAGGGAAGTGGAGGATGAAAAGGTTGCGGAAATCTCATACGGCTTTGCAAAAACATGTGAGAGATGCTCTCCCGAATGCATCTTGATCTTAATCCGAATTGGCAAATTCTCATTTATGGCGTATCTTTTCGATTGCCATAACTCCTATAGAAAAGCAATTATTCGAGAAACTTTGAACCGAAATTTGGATTAA
- a CDS encoding toxic anion resistance protein: MAFTMEVPDEAAIKSEVDEQVKPVSEEIAQLQAVAERNVAEILTLDIDEFAKKKDILQSIESFGAASMKSSAAKNSLLQVTVGNLSRDGDEGGVVAKGLMNLNRELKDLDPSLVDFTRTKILGKLFDPVRDYFARYQKADSAIADIIVSLDKGKTILKNDNTTLELEQQALRNLTKKLMKEVQLGTLMDKSIETQIGAAKARNEDPENVKFVTEEVLFPLRQRIMDMQQMIVVNQQGVMATELVIRNNKELMRGVERAKNVTITALRTSVMVAGALYNQKIVLKKIQMLNETTNIIISSTSQMLKENGVEIQKQSMESNISVETLKTAFADVMEALDSISTYKQEALPKMRDTINQFKELATKSEEQIQQLEKGHKLEL; this comes from the coding sequence ATGGCTTTTACTATGGAAGTGCCCGATGAAGCGGCGATCAAGAGTGAAGTAGATGAGCAAGTTAAACCGGTATCGGAGGAAATAGCCCAGCTTCAGGCTGTGGCAGAGAGAAATGTTGCGGAAATTCTGACCCTGGATATCGATGAATTTGCCAAAAAGAAGGATATACTCCAGTCGATCGAGTCTTTTGGGGCTGCCTCGATGAAAAGCTCGGCAGCTAAAAATTCTTTGCTGCAGGTGACAGTCGGGAACCTGTCCAGAGACGGCGACGAAGGCGGTGTTGTGGCAAAAGGCTTAATGAATTTGAACCGAGAACTAAAAGACCTGGACCCCAGCCTGGTTGATTTCACCAGGACCAAGATCTTAGGCAAGCTGTTCGACCCGGTCAGGGACTATTTTGCCAGATACCAAAAAGCAGATTCGGCGATTGCGGATATCATTGTCTCTCTGGACAAAGGGAAAACAATTCTGAAAAACGATAATACTACTCTGGAGCTCGAACAACAGGCATTGCGCAATTTGACTAAAAAGTTAATGAAAGAGGTCCAGCTCGGTACCCTGATGGACAAATCGATTGAAACGCAGATCGGAGCGGCTAAAGCCAGGAACGAAGACCCGGAAAACGTTAAATTTGTCACTGAAGAAGTCCTATTTCCCCTGCGGCAGCGGATTATGGATATGCAGCAGATGATTGTCGTCAATCAGCAGGGTGTTATGGCGACAGAGCTGGTGATACGAAATAATAAGGAACTGATGCGCGGGGTAGAAAGGGCCAAAAATGTGACGATTACCGCCTTGCGGACCTCAGTGATGGTTGCCGGGGCCCTCTATAACCAGAAGATTGTCCTGAAGAAGATTCAAATGCTCAATGAGACCACGAATATTATCATCAGCAGCACCTCCCAAATGCTGAAGGAAAATGGGGTGGAAATCCAGAAACAATCAATGGAAAGCAATATCTCTGTCGAGACGCTGAAGACTGCCTTTGCCGATGTCATGGAAGCGCTGGATTCCATCAGCACCTATAAGCAGGAAGCTCTGCCCAAAATGCGGGATACTATCAATCAGTTCAAGGAATTGGCCACCAAAAGCGAAGAACAGATTCAGCAGCTGGAGAAGGGTCATAAACTGGAGTTATAG
- the cutA gene encoding divalent-cation tolerance protein CutA — MLGIVYITAGDMTNASEIARELVSRRLAACVSMFPIFSIYRWNEQVEEQNEIALLVKTDSSRLDEIIKAVKSLHTYDLPAIEFWEIEGEQEYLDWVHVNSS; from the coding sequence ATGCTTGGAATCGTCTACATTACAGCCGGAGATATGACAAATGCATCCGAGATCGCAAGAGAGCTGGTTTCAAGAAGGCTTGCGGCCTGCGTGAGCATGTTTCCGATATTTTCAATCTACAGGTGGAACGAGCAGGTAGAAGAGCAGAACGAGATAGCCCTGCTTGTTAAAACTGACTCCTCCCGCCTTGACGAAATTATCAAAGCCGTAAAATCTCTTCATACCTACGACCTGCCTGCAATCGAATTCTGGGAAATCGAAGGCGAGCAGGAGTACCTCGACTGGGTCCATGTAAACAGCTCGTGA